One region of Myxococcus stipitatus genomic DNA includes:
- a CDS encoding CHASE2 domain-containing protein has protein sequence MSSAPEPSRGVTLPRPSPATLRGGAALVGVALAVLTASRGGAPGWGERALYDQAVSRLLPGVPRSADLVLVEVDDRTLEALGERWPLSRTTWARAFHALALRRPATVAVDVVFDQPGPREALELGEELLAALQSSGLAAQPAGAALVTQLEEKLRAQDGDARLAEALAESGAVILGAAALTDDMSLMPSLEDGALGTPLPIPVDTLRLQGRGLAGSIAPLRMAAHGSGTLNMLVDPDGVIRRYPFAVGVGSQSWPSLALATALRLMPEQAEVLRRRAAHDDGAPLMRLPAPDWLPRVSLGDLLQADPASVGLDLALRGKTIFVGVTATGLHGQSTLPGQVAVPGVEIHAFALDNLRAGRLMRSSGPVAWTGVLETACLLGLFALLCRRIRTPAGAIRAAAVLGTLHVALVGWLAADLGWVMPLIPACVGLTLMLMVDYAARTEELGRQRGALRKLFIRYPQTAPGSTTPPTEPR, from the coding sequence ATGAGCTCCGCCCCCGAGCCCTCTCGCGGAGTCACCCTGCCCCGCCCCTCCCCCGCGACGCTGCGGGGAGGCGCGGCCCTGGTCGGCGTGGCCCTGGCGGTGCTCACCGCGTCGCGGGGCGGCGCGCCGGGCTGGGGGGAGCGGGCCCTCTACGACCAGGCGGTGAGCCGGCTGTTGCCGGGCGTCCCGCGCAGCGCCGACCTGGTGCTGGTGGAGGTGGATGATCGCACCCTCGAGGCGCTCGGCGAGCGCTGGCCGCTGTCGAGGACCACGTGGGCCCGCGCCTTCCACGCGCTGGCGCTCCGGAGACCGGCCACGGTGGCCGTGGACGTGGTGTTCGACCAGCCCGGACCGAGGGAGGCGCTGGAGCTGGGGGAGGAGCTGCTCGCGGCGCTCCAGTCGTCGGGGCTCGCGGCCCAGCCCGCTGGCGCGGCGCTGGTGACGCAGCTGGAGGAGAAGCTGCGCGCGCAGGATGGCGACGCGCGGCTGGCGGAGGCGCTCGCGGAGAGCGGCGCCGTCATCCTCGGCGCGGCGGCCCTCACGGACGACATGTCGTTGATGCCCTCGCTCGAGGATGGCGCGCTGGGCACGCCCCTGCCGATTCCCGTCGACACGCTGCGGCTCCAGGGGCGGGGACTCGCGGGCAGCATCGCCCCCTTGCGGATGGCGGCGCATGGCAGCGGCACGCTGAACATGCTGGTGGACCCGGATGGCGTCATCCGCCGCTATCCCTTCGCGGTGGGCGTGGGTTCGCAGTCCTGGCCGTCCCTGGCGCTGGCGACGGCGCTGCGGCTGATGCCCGAACAGGCGGAGGTCCTCCGGCGCAGGGCGGCCCATGATGATGGCGCGCCGTTGATGCGCCTGCCCGCCCCGGACTGGCTCCCCCGCGTGAGCCTCGGCGACCTCCTCCAGGCCGACCCCGCCTCGGTGGGACTGGACCTGGCCCTGCGGGGGAAGACCATCTTCGTGGGCGTCACCGCCACCGGGCTGCATGGCCAGAGCACGCTGCCCGGACAGGTCGCGGTGCCGGGCGTGGAGATCCACGCCTTCGCGCTCGACAACCTGCGCGCGGGCCGGCTGATGCGCTCGTCGGGTCCCGTCGCCTGGACAGGCGTGCTGGAGACCGCCTGTCTGTTGGGGCTGTTCGCGTTGCTGTGCCGGCGGATCCGCACCCCCGCGGGAGCCATCCGCGCGGCGGCGGTGCTGGGGACGCTCCACGTCGCGCTGGTCGGCTGGCTGGCGGCGGACCTGGGCTGGGTGATGCCGCTGATTCCGGCCTGCGTGGGCCTGACGCTGATGCTGATGGTGGACTACGCGGCACGCACCGAGGAGTTGGGGCGACAACGCGGTGCGCTGCGCAAGCTGTTCATCCGCTATCCCCAGACAGCGCCGGGGAGCACGACGCCCCCCACCGAGCCACGATAG
- a CDS encoding response regulator, producing MSQNILIVDDESSLCWVLGQFFTGAGYRVDSAQALDEALGLMTTGRYDLVISDLRLSGTQSEEGLVLADFVRRYTPATRVVLLTAFASPELSARARELGVDLLLPKPQPLPSLAQHVSQLLAAAR from the coding sequence GTGTCCCAGAACATCCTCATCGTCGATGACGAGTCCTCCCTCTGCTGGGTGCTGGGGCAGTTCTTCACCGGCGCGGGGTACCGGGTGGACTCCGCCCAGGCCCTGGACGAGGCGCTCGGACTGATGACGACGGGGCGCTACGACCTGGTCATCAGCGACCTGCGCCTGAGCGGCACCCAGTCCGAGGAGGGCCTGGTGCTGGCGGATTTCGTGCGCCGCTACACCCCGGCCACCCGGGTGGTGCTGCTGACGGCCTTCGCGTCCCCGGAGCTCAGCGCGCGCGCCCGCGAGCTGGGCGTGGACCTGCTGCTCCCCAAACCCCAACCGCTGCCCTCGTTGGCGCAGCATGTCTCACAACTCCTCGCCGCTGCACGTTGA
- a CDS encoding sigma-54-dependent transcriptional regulator, producing MTRTRILLVDDEPGVRLGMRGYLTAKGFDVDEATSLAEAQEQFRAQRPDVAVVDYRLTDGTALELLPRLKEIDAAVPLVVLTGHGSIELAVQAVKEGAEQFLTKPVEMAVLTVVLERLVAQRRERQRLRADQSRTARASVDPFIGTSAAIRGLRAEAERIQHSDSPVLVTGETGSGKSVLARWLHEGGPRADAPFVDLNCAALSKDLLDSELFGHEKGAFTGAVNAKQGLLEVADRGTLFLDEMGDMDLAVQPKLLKVLEEKRFRRLGDVKDRRVDVRLIAATHQDLSAAAREKRFRGDLYFRVSTLILHVPALRERPEDIPLLAHHFLEELGRPRGRGGVGLQPDAESALMRYAWPGNIRELRNVLERAVLLSGGGPLSRGDLRFEPASDDAGQEDDHLTLEELERRHIERVLRKENGHVERAALRLGIPRSSLYERLKRLGINRSGFQKSDP from the coding sequence ATGACCCGAACCCGCATCCTCCTGGTGGACGACGAACCCGGCGTACGGCTGGGAATGCGGGGCTATCTCACCGCCAAGGGCTTCGACGTGGACGAGGCCACCAGCCTGGCGGAGGCGCAGGAGCAGTTCCGCGCGCAGCGCCCCGACGTCGCGGTGGTGGACTACCGGCTGACGGACGGCACGGCGCTGGAGCTGCTGCCCAGGCTGAAGGAGATCGACGCGGCGGTGCCGCTCGTCGTGCTCACCGGCCATGGCTCCATCGAGCTGGCGGTGCAGGCGGTGAAGGAAGGCGCCGAGCAGTTCCTCACCAAGCCGGTGGAGATGGCCGTGCTCACCGTGGTGCTGGAGCGGCTCGTCGCGCAGCGGCGCGAGCGCCAGCGGCTGCGCGCCGACCAGTCCCGCACCGCCCGCGCGTCCGTCGACCCGTTCATCGGCACCAGCGCCGCCATCCGCGGCCTGCGCGCGGAGGCCGAGCGCATCCAGCACAGCGACAGCCCGGTGCTCGTCACCGGCGAGACGGGCAGCGGAAAGAGCGTGCTCGCCCGCTGGCTGCACGAGGGCGGCCCGCGCGCGGACGCCCCCTTCGTGGACCTCAACTGCGCCGCGCTGTCGAAGGACCTGCTGGATTCGGAGCTGTTCGGCCACGAGAAGGGCGCCTTCACCGGCGCCGTCAACGCCAAGCAGGGCCTGCTGGAGGTCGCCGACCGGGGCACCCTCTTCCTCGACGAGATGGGCGACATGGACCTGGCCGTCCAGCCCAAGCTCCTCAAGGTGCTGGAGGAGAAGCGCTTCCGCCGCCTGGGCGACGTGAAGGACCGGCGCGTCGACGTGCGCCTCATCGCCGCCACCCACCAGGACCTGAGCGCCGCCGCGCGCGAGAAGCGCTTCCGGGGAGACCTGTACTTCCGCGTCAGCACCCTCATCCTCCACGTCCCCGCCTTGCGCGAACGCCCGGAGGACATCCCCCTGCTCGCCCACCACTTCCTCGAGGAGCTGGGGCGCCCCCGGGGCCGGGGCGGCGTGGGCCTCCAGCCGGACGCGGAGTCCGCCCTCATGCGCTACGCGTGGCCCGGCAACATCCGCGAGCTGCGCAACGTCCTGGAGCGCGCCGTCCTCCTCTCCGGCGGCGGCCCCCTGTCCCGGGGCGACCTGCGCTTCGAGCCCGCCTCCGACGACGCCGGCCAGGAGGACGACCACCTCACCCTCGAGGAGCTCGAGCGCCGCCACATCGAGCGCGTGCTCCGCAAGGAGAACGGCCACGTGGAGCGCGCCGCGCTGCGGCTTGGCATCCCCCGCTCCTCCCTGTACGAGCGCCTGAAACGTTTGGGCATCAACAGATCCGGATTCCAGAAATCGGATCCGTAA
- a CDS encoding aspartyl/asparaginyl beta-hydroxylase domain-containing protein, with translation MAPMPDRLLLPLEFDPLPLRDEVLALPPEAWVPHFNTRFYEGEWSGVPLRSVGGMEGRMYPDPTAREAYADTPVLARCPALRRALARFQCPIGSARLLKLAAGANIREHTDYNLAFEDGEVRLHVPILTHPDVVFVLAGERVPMRAGECWYLNFNLRHRVDNAGDTDRVHLVLDCGVDDWLRDLFERATRQATEAPHVG, from the coding sequence ATGGCTCCCATGCCCGACCGCCTGCTGCTGCCGCTCGAGTTCGACCCGCTCCCGCTGCGCGACGAAGTGCTGGCGCTGCCCCCCGAGGCCTGGGTGCCGCACTTCAACACGCGCTTCTACGAGGGTGAGTGGAGCGGCGTCCCGCTGCGTTCGGTGGGCGGGATGGAGGGGCGGATGTACCCGGACCCCACCGCGCGGGAGGCCTACGCGGATACGCCGGTGCTCGCGCGTTGCCCCGCGCTGCGACGCGCCCTGGCGCGCTTCCAGTGCCCCATCGGCTCCGCGAGGTTGTTGAAGCTGGCGGCGGGCGCGAACATCCGCGAGCACACGGACTACAACCTCGCCTTCGAGGACGGCGAGGTCCGCCTCCACGTCCCCATCCTCACCCACCCGGACGTCGTGTTCGTCCTCGCGGGCGAGCGCGTGCCGATGCGCGCGGGCGAGTGCTGGTACCTGAACTTCAACCTCCGCCATCGCGTGGACAACGCGGGCGACACGGACCGCGTGCACCTGGTGCTCGACTGCGGGGTGGATGACTGGCTGCGCGACCTGTTCGAGCGGGCCACGCGCCAGGCCACGGAGGCGCCCCATGTCGGCTGA
- a CDS encoding Nif11-like leader peptide family natural product precursor — MSAEDFARFQALVLEDVPLQQALAATKDVPAFITLARQLGAERGCHFTDAEVREEIRAARQQWLRTWL, encoded by the coding sequence ATGTCGGCTGAGGACTTCGCGCGCTTCCAGGCGCTCGTGCTGGAGGACGTCCCGCTCCAACAGGCGCTCGCCGCGACGAAGGACGTGCCCGCGTTCATCACCCTGGCCCGTCAGCTCGGCGCCGAGCGCGGCTGCCACTTCACGGACGCGGAGGTGCGGGAGGAGATCCGCGCGGCCCGCCAGCAGTGGTTGAGGACGTGGCTATGA
- a CDS encoding PAS domain-containing sensor histidine kinase codes for MHAFPSRRQMLLAVVLAAASAALIEWAWSGSAPPSPLARVVGTATLVLVCAGIPALVLARAREHTQRERDAALRSAGDSSALRDAIMDVTPVGFAFFDRNLRYIHVNAALAAMNGLPAGGHLGRHVTEVMPELGRMLAPRLRHALETDDPVQDTCLEVETPAAPGESRFWFGSYTRVRGSGGEVLGVIAALSELTERMRAEQSLQEHEGRLEVLTRSLPDYLWGGKLRDGRLRDFYCTPVIERTTGYPASAFSEPGPNGGPPPLWSDMVHPEDRARYRQSIEALAPGSEVELEHRLICADGRVRWVRSRATASARDLQGELHVGCVVTDITDRYLADELRQRLHDSFRRSAHEWRRTFDAVASPLVVLGADGTIHRLNAAACILFGGLDPSGQPLHTAAGTPPWSNALPLVDELRRTRGSLTREVKDPHFRRTWELSAAWVDEVGSEDSRIILVANEVTRLLELQASLRRSETMAAMGAIVAGVAHEVRNPLFSISAVVDAVEVTVGKRTELAPYLDVLRGEVKRLNHLTQELFEYGRPTRGEWVDGPIQGVVEEAVAACVLGAEKGGVTVTSSLETRLPDVRMDARRLFHVFRNVLENAVQYSPAGTTVRVATESVEEDGRPWVRCTVKDTGPGFREEDIPHVFEPFFSKRRGGTGLGLSIVQRIVEEHQGLIRLRNHPEGGAEVTLLLPAVCSQPAALPLDSLAS; via the coding sequence GGGCATCCCCGCGTTGGTACTGGCGCGCGCCCGGGAGCACACCCAGCGGGAGCGGGACGCGGCGCTGCGCAGCGCGGGGGACTCCAGCGCGCTGCGCGACGCCATCATGGACGTCACGCCGGTGGGGTTCGCCTTCTTCGACCGGAACCTGCGCTACATCCACGTCAACGCGGCGCTGGCGGCCATGAACGGCCTGCCCGCGGGAGGACACCTGGGCCGGCACGTGACGGAGGTGATGCCCGAACTGGGCCGCATGCTGGCGCCCCGGCTGCGACACGCCCTCGAGACGGACGACCCCGTCCAGGACACCTGCCTGGAGGTGGAGACGCCGGCGGCGCCCGGCGAGTCGCGCTTCTGGTTCGGCAGCTACACGCGGGTGCGGGGCTCGGGAGGCGAGGTGCTGGGCGTCATCGCCGCCCTCTCGGAGCTCACCGAGCGCATGCGCGCGGAGCAGAGCCTCCAGGAGCACGAGGGGCGCCTCGAGGTGCTCACGCGCTCGCTGCCGGACTACCTGTGGGGCGGCAAGCTGCGCGACGGACGGCTGCGCGACTTCTACTGCACGCCCGTCATCGAGCGCACCACGGGCTACCCCGCGTCCGCGTTCTCCGAACCCGGGCCGAACGGGGGACCGCCGCCCTTGTGGTCGGACATGGTCCACCCCGAGGACCGCGCGCGCTACCGCCAGTCCATCGAAGCCCTCGCGCCCGGCTCCGAGGTGGAGCTGGAGCACCGGCTCATCTGCGCCGACGGCCGCGTGCGCTGGGTGCGCAGCCGCGCCACGGCCTCCGCCCGGGACCTCCAGGGCGAGCTGCACGTGGGCTGCGTCGTCACGGACATCACCGACCGCTACCTCGCGGACGAGCTGCGCCAGCGCCTGCACGACAGCTTCCGCCGCTCCGCCCACGAGTGGCGCCGCACGTTCGACGCCGTGGCCTCGCCGCTCGTGGTGCTGGGCGCGGACGGCACCATCCACCGCCTCAACGCCGCCGCGTGCATCCTCTTCGGCGGGCTCGACCCGTCCGGACAGCCGCTGCACACCGCGGCCGGAACGCCCCCCTGGTCCAACGCGCTGCCGCTGGTGGACGAGCTGCGCCGCACCCGGGGCAGCCTCACCCGCGAGGTGAAGGACCCGCACTTCCGCCGCACGTGGGAGTTGTCCGCCGCGTGGGTGGACGAGGTCGGGAGCGAGGACTCGCGCATCATCCTCGTCGCCAACGAGGTGACGCGCCTGTTGGAGCTGCAGGCCAGCCTGCGCCGCAGCGAGACCATGGCCGCGATGGGCGCCATCGTCGCGGGCGTGGCCCACGAGGTGCGCAACCCCCTCTTCTCCATCTCCGCCGTCGTCGACGCGGTGGAGGTCACCGTGGGCAAGCGCACGGAGCTGGCCCCCTACCTCGACGTGCTGCGGGGCGAGGTCAAGCGCCTCAACCACCTCACCCAGGAGCTGTTCGAGTACGGGCGGCCCACGCGCGGCGAGTGGGTGGACGGCCCCATCCAGGGCGTGGTGGAGGAGGCCGTGGCCGCCTGCGTCCTCGGCGCGGAGAAGGGCGGCGTCACCGTCACCAGCTCGCTGGAGACCCGCCTGCCCGACGTGCGGATGGACGCGCGCCGGCTCTTCCACGTCTTCCGCAACGTGCTGGAGAACGCCGTGCAGTACTCGCCCGCGGGCACCACGGTGCGGGTGGCCACCGAATCCGTCGAGGAGGATGGCCGCCCCTGGGTCCGCTGCACCGTGAAGGACACCGGTCCGGGATTCCGGGAAGAGGACATCCCCCACGTCTTCGAGCCCTTCTTCAGCAAGCGGCGGGGAGGCACGGGGCTGGGGCTGTCCATCGTCCAGCGCATCGTGGAGGAGCACCAGGGGCTCATCCGCCTGCGCAACCATCCGGAGGGTGGCGCGGAGGTCACGCTGCTGCTACCAGCGGTTTGCTCGCAACCCGCCGCACTCCCCCTAGACTCGCTCGCCTCATGA
- a CDS encoding OmpA family protein has protein sequence MQSLPLRQLHIMRVPPTSPGHPLASVPRRGRVARALRALGAATPLLALALGASPARAQVSASQAIDVQQYKPGPGAYDVLGVHGARVGQHLDWNVGLSANYGDDPLNLLDPRKDAFVYRIVDSQLTVDLMGAIALFDRFEVGVSLPISTTTSQEAGDVSPSLARGVGTTGVGDLRLVPKARLFTTAGGLSFALVAPFTLPTSGGDEYLGSGGVTFQPRLVAEWATPSVRLLANAGVNLRGEERLRNLRVGNEFAYSVGAEVPLTQALTAQATLAGALGLKETNTEERPLEVLGALKYRFTKELAAHVGAGPGLTRGYGTPSFRVLGGLSWTAGAGGRPASVAATTPPPCALGPEDFDGFQDDDNCLDPDDDGDGILDGPDVCPGEKETFNGFQDEDGCPDDPNAHHAPTQDGAPPPPPAPMTLPPAPVDTDGDGLVDGEDRCPAEAEDVDGFEDGDGCPDPDNDKDGIPDSVDDCPLEAETINGVKDEDGCPDQGKAQVRLEGSRIVILEKVYFATGKDVILKKSFNLLSQVASVLKANPQVELIRVEGHTDSQGADKANLDLSQRRATKVRDFLMKVGIAGGRLEAVGFGESKPVDTNTTARGRENNRRVEFNIVKVAEPSAEGATR, from the coding sequence ATGCAGTCCCTACCCTTGAGGCAGCTTCACATCATGCGAGTGCCCCCCACCTCCCCCGGCCACCCCCTTGCGTCCGTCCCGAGGAGGGGCCGCGTCGCGCGCGCCCTCCGCGCCCTGGGGGCCGCGACACCGCTGCTGGCGCTCGCGCTCGGCGCCTCTCCCGCGCGGGCGCAGGTGTCGGCGTCGCAGGCCATCGACGTGCAGCAGTACAAGCCGGGGCCGGGTGCGTACGACGTGCTCGGCGTGCACGGCGCGCGGGTGGGCCAGCACCTCGACTGGAACGTGGGGCTGTCCGCCAACTACGGGGATGACCCGCTCAACCTGCTCGACCCGCGCAAGGACGCGTTCGTCTACCGCATCGTCGACAGCCAGCTCACCGTGGACCTGATGGGCGCCATCGCCCTGTTCGACCGGTTCGAGGTGGGCGTGTCGCTGCCCATCTCCACCACGACGTCGCAGGAGGCGGGCGACGTGTCGCCGTCGCTCGCGCGGGGCGTGGGGACCACGGGCGTGGGGGACCTGCGGCTGGTGCCCAAGGCGCGGCTGTTCACGACGGCGGGGGGCCTGTCCTTCGCCCTCGTCGCGCCGTTCACCCTGCCGACCTCCGGGGGCGACGAGTACCTGGGCTCGGGCGGCGTCACCTTCCAGCCGCGCCTGGTCGCCGAGTGGGCCACCCCGTCGGTGCGCCTGCTGGCCAACGCGGGCGTGAACCTGCGCGGCGAGGAGCGGCTGCGCAACCTGCGCGTGGGCAACGAGTTCGCCTACTCCGTGGGCGCGGAGGTGCCCCTCACCCAGGCCCTCACCGCGCAGGCCACGCTGGCGGGCGCGCTGGGCTTGAAGGAGACGAACACGGAGGAGCGCCCCCTGGAGGTGCTGGGCGCGCTGAAGTACCGCTTCACGAAGGAGCTGGCCGCGCACGTGGGCGCCGGGCCGGGCCTGACGCGAGGCTACGGCACCCCGAGCTTCCGCGTGCTGGGCGGGCTGAGCTGGACGGCGGGCGCGGGGGGTCGGCCCGCCTCGGTCGCGGCCACCACGCCCCCGCCGTGCGCGCTCGGTCCCGAGGACTTCGACGGCTTCCAGGACGACGACAACTGCCTGGACCCCGACGACGACGGCGACGGCATCCTCGACGGTCCGGACGTGTGCCCGGGCGAGAAGGAGACCTTCAACGGCTTCCAGGACGAGGACGGCTGCCCGGACGACCCCAACGCCCACCACGCCCCCACGCAGGACGGCGCGCCCCCGCCGCCGCCCGCGCCCATGACGCTGCCTCCGGCGCCCGTGGACACGGACGGTGACGGCCTGGTCGACGGCGAGGACCGCTGCCCCGCGGAGGCCGAGGACGTCGACGGCTTCGAGGACGGCGACGGCTGCCCGGATCCGGACAACGACAAGGACGGAATCCCGGACTCGGTGGACGACTGCCCGCTGGAGGCGGAGACCATCAACGGCGTGAAGGACGAGGACGGGTGCCCGGACCAGGGCAAGGCCCAGGTGCGCCTGGAGGGCTCGCGCATCGTCATCCTCGAGAAGGTCTACTTCGCGACCGGCAAGGACGTCATCCTGAAGAAGTCCTTCAACCTGCTGTCGCAGGTGGCCTCGGTGCTCAAGGCCAACCCGCAGGTCGAGCTGATCCGGGTGGAGGGCCACACCGACAGCCAGGGCGCGGACAAGGCCAACCTGGACCTGTCCCAGCGCCGCGCCACCAAGGTGCGCGACTTCCTGATGAAGGTGGGCATCGCCGGGGGCCGGTTGGAGGCGGTAGGCTTCGGTGAATCGAAGCCGGTCGACACCAACACGACGGCGCGGGGCCGGGAGAACAACCGCCGCGTCGAGTTCAACATCGTGAAGGTGGCCGAGCCGTCGGCGGAAGGAGCGACGCGATGA
- a CDS encoding FecR family protein: MALASAPALAREPASDACGGVRFVNGRVELGRPLAPKGEQTEACLKHVASVLVTRPAIRSVTVAARLPDTERLDGQGLAAAKAAADILVAAGVPRTRVSAVAPPAIPGEAGQLQLAYVERPAQPRVARVGAVSGEVLAGPSPSELSPRGVGESLYTSEVLQTGPHARAELELADSSRVQVMPDSLLRLGTLALAANGKREVRLELLRGTVETHAAPGGDGSVFEIRTRGAVAGVRGTQFRVSALDDGASRLETLEGKVALGADTGEVEVPGGHGSRVKPGAAPEPPRPLLAAPQLNGPRGGGFATPPRLEWFKAAGATSYRVELARTADFAAGVKAYDAAGLEFTVPTEFEGKWFWRVLPVDPDGFIGYPSKIFAFDVHR; encoded by the coding sequence ATGGCGCTGGCCAGCGCCCCCGCCCTGGCGCGGGAGCCCGCCTCCGACGCATGCGGCGGCGTGCGCTTCGTCAACGGCCGGGTGGAGCTGGGACGCCCGCTGGCGCCGAAGGGAGAGCAGACCGAGGCGTGCCTGAAGCACGTGGCCAGCGTCCTCGTCACCCGCCCCGCCATCCGCTCCGTGACGGTGGCGGCCCGGCTGCCGGACACCGAGCGCCTGGACGGGCAGGGCCTCGCGGCGGCCAAGGCCGCGGCGGACATCCTGGTGGCGGCGGGCGTCCCCCGCACGCGCGTCTCCGCGGTGGCCCCTCCGGCCATCCCGGGCGAGGCCGGGCAGCTCCAGCTGGCATACGTCGAGCGTCCGGCCCAGCCCCGCGTGGCGCGGGTGGGCGCGGTCAGCGGCGAGGTCCTCGCCGGCCCGAGCCCCTCGGAGCTGAGCCCCCGGGGCGTGGGCGAGTCGCTCTACACGAGCGAGGTGCTCCAGACGGGCCCCCACGCGCGAGCGGAGCTGGAGCTGGCGGACTCCAGCCGCGTCCAGGTGATGCCGGACAGCCTGTTGCGGCTGGGCACGCTGGCGCTGGCCGCCAACGGCAAGCGCGAGGTGCGGCTGGAGCTGCTGCGCGGCACGGTGGAGACGCACGCCGCGCCGGGTGGCGACGGCTCCGTGTTCGAGATTCGCACGCGGGGGGCGGTGGCCGGCGTGCGCGGCACGCAGTTCCGCGTGTCCGCGCTGGATGACGGAGCCAGCCGCCTGGAGACCCTCGAGGGCAAGGTGGCGCTGGGCGCGGACACGGGCGAGGTCGAGGTCCCGGGCGGGCATGGCTCCCGTGTGAAGCCCGGGGCGGCGCCGGAGCCGCCGCGTCCGCTGCTCGCCGCGCCGCAGCTCAACGGGCCGCGCGGCGGCGGCTTCGCCACGCCTCCGCGGCTGGAGTGGTTCAAGGCGGCGGGCGCCACGTCGTACCGCGTGGAGCTGGCGCGCACCGCGGACTTCGCCGCGGGAGTGAAGGCCTACGACGCCGCGGGCCTCGAGTTCACCGTGCCGACGGAGTTCGAGGGCAAGTGGTTCTGGCGGGTGCTGCCCGTGGATCCGGACGGCTTCATCGGCTACCCCTCGAAGATCTTCGCGTTCGACGTCCACCGCTGA
- a CDS encoding diguanylate cyclase domain-containing protein: protein MVPYALIAEPDPHRAAGLLSLVAGEGLEGVLARDGAEAQEVVRQRNAPALLVTDLALPRVDGFTLLTWLRERKDASATQVVVVTAFDELRVRAWQLKDSLGIHSLLSRRAPLDAVRETVRRVLAGQRPLPVAPAEPSEEDERRRLERIAAMRLVDEGPPEEELQGLVTEVAHAFAVPVALLTLVLGERQWFKAHVGLPPSLARDRGTPRDWAFCHHVVQGKESLVVPDATRHPVFRDNPLVRDGIVGSYAGAPLVTPAGEVLGTLCVIDTRPLMLGTEDLAALRELARRVAGDLELKSRGHPALQERGRAPSDAAPTEASALAQLREAIQALDVATMLVAPGRRPFACNAAMAEMLGVPADRIPGMSFDTFCQYVEGLSASPSGRVPELDLAAESSRGLHLTLALELPRPRRVRWVARPFPIPGGVAQLLTLIELGGTAPREERERGLRVDVLTGLATRRAGEERLLREIGRCRRDGLPCGVLLVDLVGLGRINMTKGFDAGDHALRDVARRLDGVGGAAGFAVRWEGGAMLVALPGLDAVAVEALREQLLAEVDAPRVHTATSMVEGEEDPHDTLARVHAAMARAKLEWRSPPLTG, encoded by the coding sequence ATGGTTCCCTATGCCCTCATCGCCGAGCCCGACCCTCATCGCGCCGCTGGTCTCCTCTCGCTCGTCGCCGGGGAAGGACTGGAGGGGGTGCTGGCGAGGGACGGCGCCGAGGCGCAGGAGGTGGTTCGCCAGCGCAACGCGCCCGCGCTGCTCGTCACGGACCTGGCGCTGCCGCGCGTGGATGGCTTCACGCTGCTGACGTGGCTGCGGGAGCGCAAGGACGCCAGCGCGACGCAGGTGGTGGTGGTGACGGCCTTCGACGAGCTGCGGGTGCGCGCGTGGCAGCTGAAGGACTCGCTCGGAATCCACTCGTTGCTCAGCCGCCGGGCACCGCTCGACGCGGTGAGGGAGACGGTGCGGCGCGTGCTGGCCGGCCAGCGCCCCCTCCCCGTGGCGCCCGCGGAGCCTTCGGAGGAGGACGAGCGACGTCGACTGGAGCGCATCGCCGCCATGCGCCTGGTCGACGAGGGTCCGCCGGAAGAGGAGCTGCAGGGGCTCGTCACCGAGGTGGCCCATGCCTTCGCGGTGCCGGTGGCGCTGCTGACGTTGGTGCTGGGAGAGCGGCAGTGGTTCAAGGCCCACGTGGGTCTACCGCCCTCGCTCGCGAGGGACCGGGGCACGCCGCGCGACTGGGCGTTCTGTCACCACGTCGTCCAGGGCAAGGAGTCGCTGGTGGTGCCGGACGCCACGCGCCACCCGGTGTTCCGCGACAACCCGCTGGTGCGCGACGGCATCGTCGGCAGCTACGCGGGAGCGCCCCTCGTGACACCCGCGGGCGAGGTGCTGGGCACGCTGTGTGTCATCGATACGCGGCCGTTGATGCTCGGCACCGAGGACCTGGCGGCCCTGCGCGAGCTGGCCCGCCGGGTGGCGGGGGACCTGGAGCTGAAGTCGCGAGGCCACCCGGCCCTCCAGGAGCGGGGACGCGCGCCGAGCGACGCGGCGCCCACGGAGGCGTCCGCGCTCGCGCAGCTCCGGGAGGCCATCCAGGCCCTCGACGTGGCGACGATGCTGGTGGCGCCAGGGCGGCGTCCCTTCGCCTGCAACGCGGCGATGGCGGAGATGCTCGGCGTGCCGGCGGACCGCATCCCGGGGATGTCGTTCGACACCTTCTGCCAGTACGTCGAGGGCCTCAGCGCGTCGCCCTCCGGTCGCGTGCCCGAACTGGACCTCGCGGCCGAGTCGTCCCGGGGACTGCACCTCACCCTGGCGTTGGAGCTGCCCCGACCTCGGCGGGTGCGCTGGGTGGCGCGCCCGTTCCCCATCCCGGGCGGCGTCGCGCAGCTCCTGACGCTCATCGAGCTGGGCGGCACCGCGCCGCGCGAGGAGCGGGAGCGGGGCCTGCGCGTCGACGTGCTCACCGGCCTGGCCACGCGACGCGCGGGGGAGGAGCGGCTGCTGCGGGAGATTGGCCGGTGCCGACGGGATGGGCTGCCCTGCGGCGTGCTCCTGGTGGACCTGGTGGGGCTGGGGCGCATCAACATGACGAAGGGCTTCGACGCGGGTGACCACGCGCTGCGCGACGTGGCCCGCAGGCTCGACGGCGTCGGCGGGGCCGCGGGCTTCGCGGTGCGATGGGAGGGCGGCGCGATGCTGGTCGCCCTGCCGGGACTGGACGCGGTGGCCGTCGAGGCCCTCCGAGAGCAGCTCCTGGCCGAGGTCGACGCGCCGCGCGTCCATACGGCGACTTCGATGGTGGAGGGCGAGGAGGACCCGCACGACACACTGGCGCGGGTCCATGCCGCGATGGCGCGCGCGAAGCTGGAGTGGCGGAGCCCGCCCCTGACAGGCTGA